One window of the Cryptomeria japonica chromosome 7, Sugi_1.0, whole genome shotgun sequence genome contains the following:
- the LOC131078771 gene encoding protodermal factor 1 — MASKFAIACLALIIFSAAGVSTAQALTSTAGQKNFGQQKGDNDVDGSGGGLPSAGGGYGSNSGPIPDDGASNPPIDAGGDGSGPKDGSGSYPIIPGMGGGPTDHMPTIPNFPFPTHSIPGHGTCDFWSSNFGSWPNFLSTMSTIGSIFGKPASSMYPSSMTLLQALQNTKTDAYSTLVKQASASLLNSYTHKNFGYSPEEVKSLFAAALTSPQAAAAQASQFARANISA, encoded by the exons ATGGCGTCCAAATTTGCTATTGCCTGCCTTGCACTTATAATTTTTAGTGCTGCTGGTGTTAGTACGGCCCAGGCACTGACTAGTACTGCAGGTCAAAAGAATTTTGGGCAGCAGAAAGGGGATAACGATGTAGATGGCAGTGGAGGTGGCCTTCCATCTGCAG GTGGGGGCTACGGATCGAACTCGGGACCTATTCCAGATGATGGAGCCAGCAACCCTCCTATAGACGCAGGAGGCGATGGTTCTGGTCCAAAAGATGGCTCAGGCTCCTACCCAATTATTCCCGGGATGGGGGGTGGCCCAACAGATCATATGCCAACCATTCCaaattttccttttccaactcattcaATCCCAGGGCATGGAACTTGCGA CTTCTGGAGTTCTAACTTTGGATCATGGCCAAACTTCTTGTCCACCATGTCAACAATAGGCTCTATTTTCGGGAAACCGGCGTCTTCAATGTACCCAAGCAGTATGACTCTCCTCCAAGCCTTGCAAAACACTAAGACTGATGCCTACAGTACTCTTGTCAAACAGGCCTCTGCATCTCTGCTCAATTCGTATACACACAAGAATTTCGGGTACAGTCCGGAAGAAGTCAAATCGTTGTTTGCAGCAGCTCTCACGTCTCCACAAGCCGCAGCAGCGCAGGCCTCTCAGTTTGCACGGGCAAATATATCAGCTTAA